A single Penaeus vannamei isolate JL-2024 chromosome 22, ASM4276789v1, whole genome shotgun sequence DNA region contains:
- the LOC113818202 gene encoding uncharacterized protein, translating into MVDVFHHEALSKFGRPLAAPFCDVIQEPISRLITRILFLVSSLLPSAFPSSLGYGRSSSARQRITAAQGSLLGQGVSAGRAVSTGGQTAQRLIPNQVVATRQRASINPISAAGRGQGFSSGSASVFPSTVPTAPLSRCLEGEVRNIDGSCVIPEVTRSVFVYEPPAHLQLSPGPPPDIPLPRIERNVVFVRLPEGGGAPEPIVIPPPAQNNVIYVLNKQSGAGQAPRVIEVPAPPSTSPEVIFVNYEDGENPILPGGFDLQTALNAAIASGGQVINGAGGSSGFGGSSGIGVSGGLSGGSGGFVGGSGFGVSGGSLGGTGGFGGSSGFGSSSGFGGSGRFSSTSGLGSSSGLGGIGGLGGGTGFTGTADGGISDSYASFASSSNTIEVELTNHISTGNTEDDSSLADSNAGTRFVKNESGESGVVLVSKMIPVITDAGDSLESLNGATIALSSSYTTP; encoded by the exons ATGGTTGACGTCTTTCACCATGAAGCTCTTAGTAAGTTTGGTCGGCCACTTGCTGCTCCTTTCTGTGACGTCATCCAGGAACCGATATCACGGTTGATTACGAGG ATATTGTTCCTTGTGTCATCCCTCCTGCCTTCggccttcccatcctctctcggCTACGGTCGTTCAAGTAGTGCACGACAAAGAATAACCGCAGCGCAAGGATCTTTATTAGGACAAGGGGTTTCTGCTGGCAGAGCCGTGTCCACTGGCGGCCAGACAGCACAAAGACTCATACCTAATCAGGTTGTCGCTACACGACAGAGGGCGTCAATAAACCCAATCTCGGCCGCTGGCAGAGGGCAAGGCTTCTCTTCGGGGTCGGCTTCCGTCTTTCCCAGTACCGTTCCGACTGCCCCATTGTCGCGATGTTTGGAAGGCGAGGTGAGAAATATAGATGGCAGTTGTGTCATCCCGGAGGTGACCCGTTCAGTCTTTGTTTACGAACCTCCTGCGCATCTTCAGTTGTCCCCAGGTCCACCTCCAGACATTCCTCTACCCAGGATTGAACGGAACGTCGTGTTTGTTCGATTACCTGAAGGTGGAGGAGCTCCAGAACCAATAGTTATTCCTCCCCCAGCCCAGAACAATGTCATTTATGTCCTTAACAAGCAGAGTGGAGCCGGACAAGCGCCAAGGGTGATCGAAGTACCAGCTCCACCATCCACTAGTCCCGAAGTAATTTTCGTTAATTATGAAGATGGTGAAAACCCAATTCTTCCGGGAGGATTTGATCTCCAAACTGCACTCAACGCAGCCATTGCATCAGGCGGCCAAGTCATCAACGGTGCTGGAGGTAGTAGTGGGTTTGGAGGCAGCAGTGGCATCGGAGTAAGTGGTGGTTTATCTGGCGGAAGTGGCGGATTTGTAGGTGGCAGTGGGTTTGGAGTCAGTGGTGGCTCGTTAGGCGGCACCGGCGGATTTGGAGGCAGCAGTGGGTTTGGAAGTAGTAGTGGTTTTGGAGGTAGTGGCAGATTTTCAAGTACTAGTGGCCTTGGAAGTAGTAGCGGTCTTGGGGGCATTGGCGGTCTTGGAGGAGGTACAGGTTTTACAGGGACAGCTGATGGAGGAATCTCTGACAGTTATGCCAGCTTCgcaagtagtagtaatactattgaAGTTGAATTGACGAATCATATAAGCACTGGAAATACCGAAGATGATAGTTCTCTTGCAGATTCTAATGCAGGGACTAGATTCGTTAAAAACGAAAGCGGAGAATCCGGAGTTGTACTGGTATCTAAAATGATTCCAGTGATTACTGATGCTGGCGATAGTCTTGAATCATTGAATGGCGCTACGATAGCGTTATCCAGCAGCTACACTACTCCCTAA